AAAATTGGTAGCCGAGTCATCAAGACCCTCGATATTCTATCTAGTAGTCTAAGATTACACCTTACCCCAGGAACTAAAAAACCGACACTTTGCAGGTGCCGGTTTGTAGGGTTAAGTAGGGTTAGGTTGGTTGCGCCACTCCTTGACCAATTCTTTGAAAAGAAGCTTAACGGCCTTGGAGCAACACCGGCTTTGAGCGATGCGATTGAGCGATCCTTTAATCGACCCCTTCAATTTAGACTTAGCCGTTTTGTTGAGTTTGCGGACTTGGGAAGCTTTGGCAGTACGTTCGAGACATTCTCCCAGGAGCTTAACTTTAGGGTTTTTGGTTTTGCGGCAGTAATCTAAAAAGTCTTGTGCAGTCTCAAAATCATCAAACAAAGTCTCAAGGGTTTTTTCGAGTTCCTGAACTTGCGCCGGCACCCCAGCTTTCTCACGTTGCAGCCGTTCCCTCAAATAATTGCCGATGTCATTGGTAAGGCAACCATGATTAATCCGTTGGACTTTCTCACCGGCCTTATTGGTGAACTCATAAGATGTATTGGGTTCTATCCGAGAATAAACCCAGATCCAGAGGGCAGAGCGGGCATAAGTAGAGCCGTCGGTATTTAAGCCGGACTTTTGACCGGATGACCGCTGATAAGGAGCGAAACCTAGCCGAGCATGAAAGAGACGCTCACCTTTATTTTGACGCGAGGGTTTACCGGATTCGGTGTTATTGCGTTTGGTTGTACGCAACGGCGAGCCGCTATCATTAAGGAACTGCTCAAACGGGTAAAGCTGGCTAAGAAGTATGGCGCAATGAACATCGCCAAATCCAAACCTAGTTTTAAAGACCCGCAGATATTTCTCGAATTCAGGACAGCGAAGCGCGTCACCTATCTCTCTTTCAATCTGCCATTTTTCAGAGGATGAGATACAGATTGCAAGAGCTTTTTTTTGTAGGTAATCAGTAAATCCGTGCTTACCGCTGCCAACGGTTTGAGTAAGGGCTTTGCGGTAAGTTGTAAAATGTCGCTTTTGTGTCATAGTTTCAGGGCTATAGCCACCGGCCACAAATGCCCAAAACAGCGGCCAGTCTCCGTTAGCCTGACAATCAGATTCAATTGCCTTTTTTTCCGGCCACTCTATAACTAATTGAGCCTTACCCTGGTTAATGTGGGCTGTTAAGTCTTTGGTGGCGCGTTGGTGCTGTAGGTAAAGGTCATGCAGCTTTTGAATTTGAGGGTCTTTCTGCTTGATAAAAGCGCGAGGATTTAAGAGTTTATCCCAGCCATAGATCATAAGCGCTGCGGCGTCATCTTGATCTGTTTTATTGCGCCA
The DNA window shown above is from Ancylothrix sp. D3o and carries:
- a CDS encoding transposase, which produces MFGLDSGRGTAVFCWSDFKPIDPDEFKNTTIYQSVQADTAGLNEFLTRKIDGRNIIILEPTGKDGRLWLQVLKMHGFEVLAVSNNILRAYAESVLFWRNKTDQDDAAALMIYGWDKLLNPRAFIKQKDPQIQKLHDLYLQHQRATKDLTAHINQGKAQLVIEWPEKKAIESDCQANGDWPLFWAFVAGGYSPETMTQKRHFTTYRKALTQTVGSGKHGFTDYLQKKALAICISSSEKWQIEREIGDALRCPEFEKYLRVFKTRFGFGDVHCAILLSQLYPFEQFLNDSGSPLRTTKRNNTESGKPSRQNKGERLFHARLGFAPYQRSSGQKSGLNTDGSTYARSALWIWVYSRIEPNTSYEFTNKAGEKVQRINHGCLTNDIGNYLRERLQREKAGVPAQVQELEKTLETLFDDFETAQDFLDYCRKTKNPKVKLLGECLERTAKASQVRKLNKTAKSKLKGSIKGSLNRIAQSRCCSKAVKLLFKELVKEWRNQPNPT